The Helianthus annuus cultivar XRQ/B chromosome 15, HanXRQr2.0-SUNRISE, whole genome shotgun sequence genomic sequence ACGATTCATCTACCTTCGGTAAATAAGTCCTCTTACCGGAGTTTGGAGACACATGTAGTTTCCCAACCGGCTGATAAGTATGAAAGCCTGCGAAAAAAGTAAAATTGAATGATTATAGAATAAAAAACACCACAAAATAATACGTAGAAAATAACACCACAAAACAACAAATCAACTTTATAAAAATAAACTGTTATAAAAAACACCCTCCATTTAGATGAAAAAACACCATGTACGTATAAAAACCTGTAAATAATATCACATGAAAAAAAACCATGAAAAACCCTGTAAATAACATCACATGTAAAAAAACACCATGCCTGATATAAAAAAACACAAACCAACTTCAACTTCACTAAATATACACAAAAAACACCATGCACATATAAAACACCCTGCAAGGGTTACACGTGGTGTCATTACAAAAATTACATATAGTAAAGTAACACACATGCAAAAACACCATACACTATACATTGTAACAGAGCAAAAACACCACACCTAATATGCAAAAACTCCCATACAAAAAAACACCATACAAAGTTACGAACTGGTGTTCTTGAAAATTCGAAACATACCAGATGATTGAAAAATTGACAATTACAATTAAACAAGCTGGTGTTCCTGAATATTGATTACAATtacataataaacaaaaaaaaaaacaaatcatgAATTACCTTGATCGTTGTTCTCCATGAAGAAATAAAATACGAATCAGATTAAAGATTGTATGCGTATGGAATCTGTATGCGTATAGAGGATGAGATTTTATAATGATTTAGAGGATGAGATTTTAAAACGATTTAGATGATGAGATTTTATAATGATTTAGATGATAATTATATTCAAAATCGAATTCCCTAAAAAATCTCAGAAAAATCGGTTACAAAAGATTTATCCTTAATTAGATTTATTGGTATAATTACTAATATAACCTTGATCTAATCTAATTAATATGGAATGAtctaatctatatatatatatatatatatatatatatatatatatatagaggaccgctagaatgagaaccacctcgagttgtaagaaccgcgagaaccacaccatccgggtcgccgtttaccacgattttttttttacaactaaatgtgtgtattataaacacagccgtaaaaaaaatttaaacgcccccccgagggggtagttttttacaccacaagtttggtgtttttattttttttttcttttttctttttttttttacaccaaacttgtggtgtaaaaaactaccccctccggggggggggggggggggggggcttttataattttttttttacggctgtgtttataatacacacatctagttgtaaaaaaaaaatcgtggtaaacggcgacccggatggtgtggttctcgcggttcttacaactcggggtggttctcattttagcgcaattctatatatatatatatatatatatatatatatatatatataactttgcTCTTCTTTTTACTGTTTCAAGATATATGAAAATAATATACTATAAAATTATTGGCACAATGATTTGCCCATTTTATTGTGTGAATCCAACACTCACTACCATCACAACTGAGAGATAGAGAGAAACATGTCATTTGACGAGACGGAGTTACGACTAGGACTACCCGGCAACGGCGGTGAAGGCGGAGATGCTGCGGTGCACACCAACGGAAAAAGAGGCTACGATGAGACCGTCATGGACTTGAAGCTCAAACTCTCATCAGATGATCAAGAAAGTACCAAAAATGATCAAGACAAGAAGCTTTTCTCCACCACCATTGGTACCGGTTGCTCCGTTAACCCGCCCGCCAAGTAAGTTTTCCAAGTTGGGTTGTTCACTAGTTCAGCTAAGCTAAGTTGAGCCCGAACCTGTGACAGCTCGGGCTCAGCTTGAATTCCAGAGGAAGGAGAAGTTGTAACAAGATTTCCGTAAGTGAACCAGCAAAAGGATCATGACCGGCACACCGAACCTTGTTAACAAGTGTTCATGCTCATGATGacacaataataaataataacccTTGACACCTACTGAGCTGAAATTTTAGCGTAGAAAATATCTCGGTTTAATATCTAGTAGTGTCTAAACCGAGCTCAAATTTTGGCTCGAGCTCAGCtctttaaacaatttttttttagttttttttttcttttcaagcGAGTTACAAACCACGAgctatttactttttttttttttttgctaaaagtAACAATATCTTAactgaattatatatatatataacacttatttTGTACATTATTGTAATGAACTATAGGGCACAAGTGGTGGGTTGGCCACCGGTGAGATCATACCGGAAAAACATGCTGTCGGTACAAAAGAAGAGTGGCATCCGCCGCAACGAGGAAGCTGCGGGTGGTGGCGGTGCGGCGTTTGTGAAAGTGAGCATGGATGGAGCTCCATACCTCCGGAAAGTTGACCTGAAAATGTACAAAAGTTATCAAGATCTCTCTGATGCTTTGGGCAATATGTTCAGTTCCTTCACTATtggtaattaattaattaattaactaattagTAGTAGttattttatagtttttttaaGACGTGAGATTCGAACTTGAGACCTCTGATGtgttttagaaaatgtttttaacttttattaagtaactaacattttttattaattaattttgatACGGAAACTATTTATGTAGGTACCTGTGGATCACACGGGTTGAAAGATTTCATGAACGAGAGCAAGTTAATGGATCTTTTGAACAATTCCGACTACGTTCCAACCTACGAAGATAAAGACGGGGATTGGATGCTCGTCGGAGACGTTCCCTGGGAGTAATTTTTCGTTTAATGATATAATAACTATTTACGTGATAAACAGTGTCAGAATCAGAACTTATTAATTATTTGGTGTCAAACTCGTGTTTTTCTTAGAAGTAAATtagattttattaaaaataaattatgaCAGATTTCAGTGACTGATGATAAACAAAAAGAATTATAACACTTATTAGTTACCTTATATtcaacatttatttatttatgttttatcAGGATGTTCGTTGATTCATGCAAGCGTTTACGTATAATGAAAGGGAAGGAAGCCA encodes the following:
- the LOC110910330 gene encoding auxin-responsive protein IAA16; the protein is MSFDETELRLGLPGNGGEGGDAAVHTNGKRGYDETVMDLKLKLSSDDQESTKNDQDKKLFSTTIGTGCSVNPPAKAQVVGWPPVRSYRKNMLSVQKKSGIRRNEEAAGGGGAAFVKVSMDGAPYLRKVDLKMYKSYQDLSDALGNMFSSFTIGTCGSHGLKDFMNESKLMDLLNNSDYVPTYEDKDGDWMLVGDVPWEMFVDSCKRLRIMKGKEAIGLAPRAMEKCKNRR